DNA from Alnus glutinosa chromosome 2, dhAlnGlut1.1, whole genome shotgun sequence:
GGTTGGTGAATCTATTGTTGTAATGTGACTTTATAGGTCCATCCTGTTCTAATGGTGATCGGGCTACTTCTATTAAATGGCGAAGGTAAAtgtaaattcttttattttggtgGGTTGGGTTTAGACTGTTTATTAGTTTTAACTGAGCTTTTGAGAGATAGGGGGAGACCTATGGTTAATTTTTGGTCTCTTCTAGTTCTTTTTGCTTAGTAATTGAGTAGAAGAACAGTAATAATGGATGAAACCCATTAAGCGTAAGCTCAAGTCTTGCCCTGAAGGTGTACTCTGTCTTGTAATGCCAATTGCAGTGAAGAGATTATTGTCCTTTCATGGTGGCATTCGTTGAAACATGTTTGAATATAGTCAGGCTCCTCTCTTCATTAGAACGGGTAGAGGGTGGGTCGTGGGATCAACACTTGTTGCACGTGTAACTTACCCAtcagaaaaaaaagagggaaacgaaataaaagagaaaaagggttTGTAGTAAGatatttttcttaatatgtttATATTCTCTAGTTGATTCTTGCTTTAATTTTGGAGTAAGCAATATTTTTGTGTAATGCTGGTTTTTCAAGAATtcttttgttgttgattttggTATGGGTTTGTGCAGCCATGCTTGCTTACAAGACGGTCCCAGGAACAAAAAACTCCAGAAAATTAGTTCATCTCACATTACAATTCCTTGCTTGCTGTTTAAGCATCATTGGTGTGTGGGCTGCTATAAAGTTCCACAATGATAAGGGGATTGACAATTTTTACAGCCTGCATTCATGGTTGGGCCTGGCCTGCCTTCTCCTCTTTTGCATTCAGGTCTTCTTTCATGATTCTGACCTCTTCTTCATTACTagtatattatttttcttgtgaACTCGGTTCCTGCAATTACAATACTCTAATTTCTTTCAACCATTTCTTTTGCTTAGTGGGCTACTGGATTTGCAACCTATTGGTATCCAGGTGGCTCAAGAAATAGCAGAGTAACCCTGCTACCGTGGCATGTGTTCTTCGGGGTTTATATATATGCTCTTGCCATTGCTACTGCTACTACTGGTATTTTAGAAAAGGCCACATTTCTTCAAACCAGTCAGGTAATATCACGCTATTCGACGGAGGCTTTGCTGGTCAACTCTTTGGGTATT
Protein-coding regions in this window:
- the LOC133859214 gene encoding transmembrane ascorbate ferrireductase 2-like → MAVPVVRFPIFLIIRVIGLMVATLVLTWTLHYRGGLALVSDNKDLIFNVHPVLMVIGLLLLNGEAMLAYKTVPGTKNSRKLVHLTLQFLACCLSIIGVWAAIKFHNDKGIDNFYSLHSWLGLACLLLFCIQWATGFATYWYPGGSRNSRVTLLPWHVFFGVYIYALAIATATTGILEKATFLQTSQVISRYSTEALLVNSLGILIVVLGGFVTLATVTPANGIVDAHKGPTE